The Actinomycetota bacterium genome has a segment encoding these proteins:
- a CDS encoding SAM-dependent methyltransferase has protein sequence DRFASISFVAALPDATRARVLAEIEEVAAAEPSLAGPGPVAVPYRTDLFWTERLTGPAGRR, from the coding sequence GACCGGTTCGCCTCGATCAGCTTCGTGGCCGCCCTTCCGGACGCCACCCGGGCCCGGGTCCTGGCCGAGATCGAGGAGGTGGCGGCGGCCGAGCCGTCCCTGGCCGGGCCGGGGCCGGTCGCCGTGCCCTACCGCACCGACCTGTTCTGGACCGAGCGCCTCACGGGCCCGGCGGGACGACGCTGA